In a genomic window of Streptomyces sp. BHT-5-2:
- a CDS encoding transcriptional regulator: MAACGAPVRPEVIEAWEYGSLLPTEPQLFALADVLWCPPAVLMGVEPRTLAEHRLARQLSGERLAQLVGMAPEEYHAAEAANEWPGDYRQTKALVEALGLSLRKLIGVMGRVEELAGHLRAAIEGRWKPHVGPVTEITTLNRTRVGDALRTMHAEFADFSERYMAHVVARNADARLKEIAAERSAYLRRLVDHFWELIGEAGEAPPFNSVH, encoded by the coding sequence ATGGCGGCGTGCGGTGCGCCGGTGCGCCCCGAGGTGATCGAGGCGTGGGAGTACGGCTCCCTGCTGCCCACCGAGCCGCAGTTGTTCGCCCTGGCGGATGTGCTGTGGTGCCCGCCGGCGGTGCTGATGGGGGTGGAGCCGCGGACGCTGGCGGAGCACCGGCTGGCCCGGCAGTTGAGCGGGGAGCGGCTGGCGCAGCTGGTCGGGATGGCCCCGGAGGAGTACCACGCGGCGGAGGCGGCCAACGAGTGGCCCGGCGACTACCGGCAGACCAAGGCGCTGGTGGAGGCGCTGGGGCTGTCGCTGCGCAAGCTGATCGGGGTGATGGGGCGGGTCGAGGAGCTGGCCGGGCATCTGCGGGCGGCGATCGAGGGCCGCTGGAAGCCGCATGTCGGGCCGGTCACCGAGATCACCACGCTGAACCGGACGCGGGTGGGCGACGCGCTGCGCACCATGCACGCGGAGTTCGCGGACTTCTCCGAGCGGTACATGGCGCATGTGGTGGCGCGGAACGCCGATGCCCGGCTGAAGGAGATCGCGGCGGAGCGGTCGGCGTATCTGCGGCGGCTGGTGGACCACTTCTGGGAGCTGATCGGGGAGGCGGGCGAGGCGCCGCCGTTCAACTCGGTGCACTGA
- a CDS encoding glycosyltransferase translates to MLTSHHAHSQGGSPTALLGGTDHPTPTAPHPAGHVLVVGTPGPRLERLTHTLRATGHDVTHAPPGEAGPRLHQTPPDAVVALDEPATGHTGADVIREVRTAPAGRALPLLMVTGAPGPTGVADLLRRGADDCISEASDPDELSARIEAKLRRVPVPVEHLLRDPRTGLYSRPHFLDELDRELKRPDAARHHGVLAVIAVAELAALEERLGPRVRREIAERLAAVAEKLGGACDRLGRDDDGHLLMLLPGIDEETAVRGLSALATTAAGTRFVVADENVRLTPAVGWLPLAEAADAADAVDRARDAAREALRHRDLRPVRHAPWMRGTPGRHRRPPLRALLRPALSALSPVLALLLGIGVPFVLYQQAYLAGWDLGSGMYWAVVAGLVLSALLIVLECLYALDAPARPQRPGAPYPAASAVIAAYLPNEAATIVDTVESFLRQEYPGELEIVLAYNTPHPLPVEDTLREIAARDPRLVLLPVAGSTSKAQNVNAAVTRVRGEFVGIFDADHHPAPHSFRHAWHWLSHGYDVVQGHCVVRNGDSSRVARLVAVEFEAIYAVSHPGRTRLYDFGVFGGSNGFWRTDLLARTRMHGSMLTEDIDSTLRTLTTGARIAVDRTLISRELAPTTLTALWNQRSRWAQGWLQVSLKHLRNGLRSPVLTLRQKVGLLVLLGWREIQPWLTLQILPILLYAMWKTGGPGHLNWAVPVCVLALLLTLAAGPVQALFAWRLAVPELRARRGWFWSYLLVSTVFYSHFKNMVARQAHLKEALGDRQWRVTPRTRAAEAVARR, encoded by the coding sequence GTGCTCACTTCGCACCACGCACACTCCCAGGGCGGCTCACCCACGGCCCTGCTCGGCGGCACGGACCACCCCACCCCCACCGCCCCCCACCCCGCCGGCCACGTCCTCGTCGTCGGCACCCCCGGCCCACGCCTGGAACGCCTCACCCACACCCTCCGCGCCACCGGACACGACGTCACCCACGCACCACCCGGCGAGGCCGGCCCCCGCCTCCACCAGACACCCCCGGACGCCGTCGTCGCCCTCGACGAACCGGCCACCGGACACACCGGCGCCGACGTCATCCGCGAGGTCCGCACCGCCCCCGCCGGACGCGCCCTGCCGCTCCTCATGGTCACCGGCGCCCCCGGCCCCACGGGCGTCGCCGACCTGCTCCGCCGGGGAGCCGACGACTGCATATCCGAGGCATCCGACCCCGACGAACTCTCCGCCCGCATCGAGGCCAAGCTCCGCCGCGTCCCCGTCCCCGTCGAGCACCTGCTCCGCGACCCGCGCACCGGCCTCTACTCCCGCCCCCACTTCCTCGACGAACTCGACCGCGAACTCAAGCGCCCGGACGCCGCCCGGCACCACGGTGTCCTCGCCGTCATCGCGGTCGCCGAACTCGCCGCCCTGGAGGAGCGGCTCGGCCCCCGGGTCCGCCGCGAGATCGCCGAACGGCTGGCCGCGGTCGCCGAGAAACTGGGCGGCGCCTGCGACCGGCTCGGCCGCGACGACGACGGCCACCTGCTGATGCTGCTCCCCGGCATCGACGAGGAGACCGCCGTACGCGGCCTGAGCGCCCTCGCCACCACCGCGGCCGGCACCCGCTTCGTCGTCGCCGACGAGAACGTCCGCCTCACCCCCGCCGTCGGCTGGCTCCCGCTCGCCGAGGCCGCCGACGCCGCCGACGCCGTCGACCGGGCCCGCGACGCGGCCCGCGAGGCGCTCCGCCACCGCGACCTCCGCCCCGTCCGCCACGCCCCCTGGATGCGCGGCACCCCCGGCCGCCACCGCCGGCCACCGCTGCGCGCCCTGCTCCGCCCCGCGCTCTCCGCGCTCTCCCCGGTCCTGGCGCTGCTCCTGGGCATCGGCGTGCCGTTCGTCCTCTACCAGCAGGCGTACCTGGCCGGTTGGGACCTCGGCTCCGGCATGTACTGGGCGGTGGTCGCCGGGCTGGTGCTCTCCGCGCTGCTCATCGTCCTGGAATGCCTCTACGCGCTGGACGCGCCGGCCCGGCCGCAACGACCCGGCGCCCCCTACCCGGCGGCCAGCGCGGTGATCGCCGCGTACCTCCCCAACGAGGCGGCCACCATCGTCGACACCGTCGAATCGTTCCTGCGCCAGGAGTACCCCGGCGAGCTGGAGATCGTCCTCGCCTACAACACCCCGCACCCGCTCCCCGTCGAGGACACCCTCCGCGAGATCGCCGCCCGCGACCCCCGCCTCGTCCTCCTGCCCGTCGCCGGCAGCACCTCCAAGGCGCAGAACGTCAACGCGGCGGTCACCCGCGTCCGCGGCGAGTTCGTCGGCATCTTCGACGCCGACCACCACCCCGCCCCGCACTCCTTCCGGCACGCCTGGCACTGGCTCTCCCACGGCTACGACGTCGTCCAGGGCCACTGCGTCGTCCGCAACGGCGACAGCTCCCGCGTGGCCCGGCTCGTCGCCGTCGAGTTCGAGGCGATCTACGCCGTCAGCCACCCCGGCCGCACCCGGCTCTACGACTTCGGCGTCTTCGGCGGCTCCAACGGCTTCTGGCGCACCGACCTGCTCGCCCGCACCCGGATGCACGGCTCCATGCTCACCGAGGACATCGACTCCACCCTGCGCACCCTCACCACGGGCGCCCGGATCGCCGTCGACCGCACCCTGATCTCCCGCGAACTGGCCCCCACCACCCTCACCGCCCTGTGGAACCAGCGCTCCCGCTGGGCCCAGGGATGGCTCCAGGTCTCCCTCAAACACCTCCGGAACGGCCTGCGTTCCCCCGTGCTGACGCTGCGTCAGAAGGTCGGGTTGCTGGTCCTGCTGGGCTGGCGCGAGATCCAGCCCTGGCTGACCCTCCAGATCCTCCCGATCCTGCTCTACGCCATGTGGAAGACCGGCGGGCCCGGCCACCTCAACTGGGCGGTACCGGTCTGCGTGCTCGCCCTGCTCCTCACCCTCGCCGCCGGCCCCGTCCAGGCCCTCTTCGCCTGGCGGCTGGCCGTCCCCGAACTCCGGGCGCGCCGGGGCTGGTTCTGGTCCTACCTCCTGGTGTCGACCGTCTTCTACAGCCACTTCAAGAACATGGTCGCCCGCCAGGCCCACCTCAAGGAGGCCCTCGGCGACCGCCAGTGGCGGGTCACCCCGCGCACCCGGGCGGCCGAGGCGGTGGCCCGCCGATGA
- a CDS encoding acyltransferase: MTTTTATATDSPPTPGSPTRRRPTGDIDGFRGLAALSTVAFHVWQQYTFYDARGTHPPVTNPALDAVLSLEVIDIFFVLSAFLLTQSYARAALDGGSTRPARAFLFRRAIRILPLYVLAVVVVWATRNPTLPGEWRDLLEHLTFTHVFDQDRIFYTLGPTWSLSLEVLFYLVLVGLGPLAVRACRRLRRRGSRVALCATGCLLLFAAPLAWITVAHYALDIPHTDWVAYFGPQARFGGFAAGMGLAVALAALGDRARLPRRAALPLTALALAGLFCLSLQSDAEGFTFTYYHPIASALWVLLLFSTLHIRRRTVWNRFLSARWLTPIGLVSYSLFIWHEPVMLLLHNAGLLPQGTSGFPWALLIVLVAALVTAAASYWLIEYPAGLLARLKDTNGHPRNFYPDAALR, from the coding sequence ATGACCACCACCACCGCCACCGCCACCGACTCGCCGCCCACACCCGGGAGTCCGACCCGCCGCCGCCCCACCGGGGACATCGACGGCTTCCGCGGCCTCGCCGCGCTCAGTACCGTCGCCTTCCACGTCTGGCAGCAGTACACCTTCTACGACGCACGCGGCACCCACCCGCCGGTGACCAACCCGGCCCTCGACGCCGTCCTCTCCCTCGAAGTCATCGACATCTTCTTCGTCCTCTCGGCGTTCCTGCTCACCCAGTCCTATGCCCGAGCCGCCCTCGACGGCGGCTCCACCCGCCCGGCCCGCGCCTTCCTCTTCCGCCGCGCCATCCGCATCCTGCCGCTCTACGTCCTGGCCGTCGTGGTCGTCTGGGCCACCCGCAACCCCACCCTCCCCGGTGAGTGGCGGGACCTCCTCGAACACCTCACGTTCACCCACGTCTTCGATCAGGACCGGATCTTCTACACCCTCGGCCCGACCTGGTCGCTCTCCCTGGAGGTGCTCTTCTACCTCGTCCTCGTCGGCCTCGGCCCGCTCGCCGTCCGCGCCTGCCGGCGCCTGCGCCGCCGCGGCAGCAGGGTGGCGCTCTGCGCGACCGGCTGCCTCCTCCTCTTCGCCGCACCGCTGGCCTGGATCACCGTCGCGCACTACGCCCTGGACATCCCGCACACCGACTGGGTCGCCTACTTCGGCCCGCAGGCCCGCTTCGGCGGCTTCGCGGCCGGCATGGGACTGGCGGTGGCGCTGGCCGCGCTCGGCGACCGGGCCCGGCTTCCCCGGCGCGCCGCGCTGCCGCTGACCGCCCTGGCGCTGGCCGGCCTCTTCTGCCTCTCGCTCCAGTCCGACGCGGAGGGCTTCACCTTCACCTACTACCACCCGATCGCCTCCGCGCTGTGGGTGCTGCTGCTCTTCAGCACCCTGCACATCCGCCGGCGGACCGTCTGGAACCGCTTCCTGTCGGCCCGTTGGCTCACCCCGATCGGGCTGGTCAGCTACAGCCTCTTCATCTGGCACGAGCCGGTCATGCTCCTGCTCCACAACGCCGGCCTGCTGCCCCAGGGCACCTCCGGCTTCCCCTGGGCCCTGCTGATCGTCCTGGTCGCCGCCCTCGTCACGGCCGCCGCCAGCTACTGGCTCATCGAGTACCCCGCCGGCCTCCTCGCCCGCCTCAAGGACACCAACGGCCACCCCCGCAACTTCTACCCGGACGCAGCCCTGCGCTGA
- a CDS encoding TetR/AcrR family transcriptional regulator, producing the protein MGLQRAEIPPSRRVCDACGTPLPPPGLGRPAVYCSRSCQARAYRRRKHPPAPPPTAEAGPATDPAGGAAAAKRRRIIEAVWRIAAERGLHAASIREVAAEGGVSVRAVQYHFADKHRLLVDALRLLHEENERIARSRIRVDPADPRGLLRAVLDEFLPLDAQRAAALRVFAAYYARSLTDPALAAVFLAEEHPLEDMVAGLIAAARDAGRTAPGLDARLEADLLVAAAVGLGGDVLHGRRSLAQARRALDYRLGTVFPE; encoded by the coding sequence ATGGGCTTGCAGCGTGCGGAAATTCCGCCGTCCCGCCGGGTGTGCGACGCCTGCGGAACCCCCCTTCCCCCACCCGGCCTGGGCCGCCCCGCCGTCTACTGCTCGCGCAGCTGCCAGGCCCGGGCCTACCGGCGCCGCAAGCACCCGCCGGCCCCACCGCCGACCGCCGAGGCGGGCCCGGCGACGGACCCGGCCGGCGGCGCGGCGGCGGCGAAGCGGCGGCGGATCATCGAGGCGGTGTGGCGCATCGCGGCGGAACGCGGGCTGCACGCCGCCAGCATCCGGGAGGTCGCCGCCGAGGGCGGGGTGTCGGTGCGCGCGGTGCAGTACCACTTCGCGGACAAGCACCGGCTGCTGGTGGACGCGCTCCGGTTGCTGCACGAGGAGAACGAGCGGATCGCCCGGTCCCGGATCCGCGTCGACCCGGCGGACCCGCGGGGCCTGCTGCGGGCCGTGCTGGACGAGTTCCTGCCGCTGGACGCCCAACGGGCCGCCGCGCTGCGGGTGTTCGCGGCGTACTACGCGCGCAGCCTGACCGATCCGGCGCTGGCCGCGGTGTTCCTGGCCGAGGAGCACCCGCTGGAGGACATGGTCGCGGGGCTCATCGCGGCGGCGCGGGACGCGGGGCGGACCGCGCCGGGGCTGGACGCGCGCCTGGAGGCCGACCTGCTGGTGGCGGCCGCGGTGGGACTGGGCGGCGATGTGCTGCACGGCCGGCGGTCGTTGGCCCAGGCACGGCGGGCGCTGGACTACCGGCTGGGGACGGTCTTCCCGGAGTGA
- a CDS encoding amino acid transporter has translation MTSTQVDPTPPPAAAPPRWRSWLLDGLSEQSARHPGPHGTPPAEHKGNSWWRVMCLTGVDYFSTLGYQPGIAALAAGLLSPFATLVLIALTLLGALPVYRRVAKESPQGEGSIAMLERLLPWWAGKLLVLVLLGFAATDFVITMTLSAADASAHVVENPFAPAALHGANLWITLLLLAALGAVFLKGFREAIGIAVALVGVYLVLNVVVLATSAWQVLSHPVAIGNWWGAMTAQHSSPLAIVGVALLVFPKLALGMSGFETGVAVMPQVRGDAGDDPVKPAGRIRDTRRLLTTAAIIMSGFLLLSSLATTILIPQKEFAPGGAANGRALAYLAHQHLGEAFGTVYDISTIAILWFAGASAMAGLLNLVPRYLPRYGMAPEWTRAVRPLVLIFMAIAFGITFVFDASVDDQSGAYATGVLVLMLSASFASTVAARHRGHRGAAIGFGTITLVFGYTLVTNVIERPDGLKIALLFILGILLTSFASRVHRAFELRAADVVFDEAAERLIDEAMTAGPLRLIANEPDERDAADYREKEYSQREETHIPDGGPVLFLEVLVEDSSDFTAEAQVHGVEEYGTRILRVQGAGVPNTIAAVLMQLRERTGQVPHIYFNWTEGHPLSHLLRFLVFGDGEVAPVTREVLRRAEPDLSRRPRVHVG, from the coding sequence ATGACCAGTACCCAGGTGGACCCCACTCCGCCGCCGGCCGCCGCCCCGCCGAGGTGGCGGTCCTGGCTGCTGGACGGACTGAGCGAGCAGAGCGCCCGCCACCCCGGGCCGCACGGCACACCGCCCGCCGAGCACAAGGGCAACTCATGGTGGCGGGTGATGTGCCTGACCGGTGTCGACTACTTCTCGACACTGGGCTACCAGCCGGGCATCGCGGCGCTGGCGGCCGGACTGCTCTCGCCGTTCGCCACGCTGGTGCTGATCGCGCTGACGCTGCTGGGCGCGCTGCCCGTCTACCGGCGGGTCGCCAAGGAGAGCCCGCAGGGCGAGGGTTCGATCGCCATGCTGGAGCGACTGCTGCCCTGGTGGGCGGGGAAGCTGCTGGTGCTGGTGCTGCTCGGGTTCGCCGCCACGGACTTCGTCATCACGATGACGCTGTCGGCGGCCGACGCCTCGGCCCACGTCGTGGAGAACCCATTCGCCCCGGCCGCCCTGCACGGCGCCAACCTCTGGATCACCCTGCTGCTGCTCGCCGCGCTGGGCGCGGTCTTCCTCAAGGGCTTCCGCGAGGCGATCGGGATAGCCGTGGCGCTGGTCGGCGTCTACCTCGTGCTCAACGTGGTCGTGCTGGCCACCTCCGCCTGGCAGGTCCTCTCCCACCCGGTGGCCATCGGCAACTGGTGGGGCGCGATGACCGCCCAGCACTCCTCACCGCTGGCGATCGTCGGCGTCGCCCTGCTGGTCTTCCCGAAGCTGGCGCTGGGCATGTCCGGCTTCGAGACCGGCGTGGCCGTGATGCCGCAGGTGCGCGGTGACGCCGGCGACGACCCGGTCAAGCCGGCCGGCCGGATCAGGGACACCCGCCGGCTGCTGACCACCGCGGCGATCATCATGAGCGGCTTCCTGCTGCTGTCCAGTCTGGCCACCACCATCCTGATCCCGCAGAAGGAGTTCGCCCCCGGCGGTGCGGCCAACGGGCGCGCGCTGGCGTACCTGGCGCACCAGCACCTGGGCGAGGCGTTCGGCACGGTCTACGACATCTCGACCATCGCGATCCTGTGGTTCGCCGGCGCGTCGGCGATGGCCGGGCTGCTCAACCTCGTCCCGCGCTATCTGCCGCGCTACGGCATGGCGCCGGAGTGGACCCGGGCGGTGCGCCCGCTGGTGCTGATCTTCATGGCCATCGCGTTCGGGATCACGTTCGTCTTCGACGCCAGCGTCGACGACCAGAGCGGCGCCTATGCGACCGGTGTGCTGGTGCTGATGCTCTCCGCGTCGTTCGCCTCGACCGTCGCCGCCCGGCACCGCGGCCACCGGGGCGCGGCCATCGGCTTCGGCACGATCACCCTGGTCTTCGGCTACACCCTCGTCACCAACGTCATCGAGCGGCCGGACGGACTGAAGATCGCCCTGCTGTTCATCCTCGGCATCCTGCTGACGTCGTTCGCCTCGCGGGTGCACCGGGCCTTCGAACTGCGCGCCGCGGACGTGGTGTTCGACGAGGCCGCGGAGCGGCTGATCGACGAGGCGATGACCGCCGGCCCGCTGCGGTTGATCGCCAACGAGCCCGACGAGCGCGACGCGGCGGACTACCGGGAGAAGGAGTACAGCCAGCGCGAGGAGACCCACATCCCCGACGGCGGGCCGGTGCTCTTCCTGGAGGTGCTCGTCGAGGACTCGTCGGACTTCACCGCGGAAGCGCAGGTGCACGGCGTGGAGGAGTACGGCACGCGGATCCTGCGGGTGCAGGGCGCGGGCGTGCCGAACACCATCGCGGCGGTGCTGATGCAGCTGCGGGAGCGGACCGGCCAGGTGCCGCACATCTACTTCAACTGGACCGAGGGGCATCCGCTCAGCCATCTGCTGCGGTTCCTGGTCTTCGGTGACGGCGAGGTCGCGCCGGTCACCCGCGAGGTGCTGCGCCGCGCGGAGCCGGACCTCAGCCGCCGCCCGCGGGTCCACGTCGGCTGA